A window of Cloacibacillus sp. genomic DNA:
TTTATGAGTAAAATTTTCCGAGAGGGGATCCGTTTTGGAATCTATATTTTCTGTCATCGCCTATTGCTCTCAGCTCTTTGGAGACCTTATAAACTGGCTCGTCGCCGTCATCGGACACATGGGATATCCGGGGATAATCGGCCTCATGTTCCTTGAATCCTCATTCTTTCCGTTCCCGAGCGAAGTGGTCATGCCGCCCGCGGGCTACCTCGCCTTCAAAGGCGAGATGAACCTCATCCTCGTCATAGCAAGCGGCATCGCGGGAAGCATCCTAGGCGGCCTTTTCAACTATTGGATAGCCGTCCGCTGGGGCAGGCCAATTTTTGAAAAGTACGGCAAATATTTCTTCGTGACAAAAGAGTCGCTCGACAAGGCGGAGCTATTCTTCGCGCGCCACGGCCACATCAGCACCTTCACGGGACGCCTTCTGCCTGTCATAAGGCAGTATATCTCGCTTCCCGCGGGGCTCGCCCGTATGCCGATGGCTCAGTTCTGCACCTACACGGCTCTTGGCTCCGGCATCTGGGTGGTCATACTGACCATGCTCGGCTACTTCCTCGGCAGCAACCAGGCGCTCATCCATCAAGACCTCAAAAAAATCACGCTCTGCCTAATGGCCGGATGCGCCGCGCTGGTGATCGTCTACATCATTATATATAAGAAGAAACATAAAAAGGGCTAAGCGGCTCAATAAGCAAATAAGAGGGGCCGGCACATGAGCGCGGCTCTTTTTTTATGCACTCTGCCCGCGCAGGGCGAAAGGGATGACAACCGTGGGATACAGAAGTACTAAAATTCTTGGAAACGTCGACTTTTCAGAGACGCGCGCTCTTTATAAATCTATGGGCGCAACAGACGCGGACCTCAAAGGGCCGATAATCGGCATAGCAAATTCGTGGAACGAGCTTGTCACGGGACACTTCAACCTTAGACAGGTCGCGGAACACGTCAAAAAAGGAATATACAGAGCGGGCGGCGCGGCCGTCGAATTTGGCGTCATAGGCGCCTGCGACGGGCTTGCAAGCGGACACGAGGGAATGAAATACATTCTGCCGTCGCGGGAGCTGATAGCAGGCGACATAGAGACGATGGCGCGCGCGCACAACTTAGACGGGCTGGTCATGCTAGGCTCATGCGACAAAATAGTTCCGGGCATGCTGATGGCGGCGGCGCGGCTTGACATCCCCGCGGTGATGGCCGTAGGCGGCCCCATGCTCGGCGGCATGGAATTTGACGGGCGCAAAAGCGACTCAACCTCGCTCTCGGAGGCCGTCGGCATGATGCACGCGGGACTGCTTTCCGAAGAAGAGCTTAAAAAACTTGAAGAGGGCGCGTGCCCCTGCTGCGGCTCCTGCTCCTTCTACGGCACGGCAAACTCAATGGCTGCGTTATCTGAGGCGCTTGGAATGTCGCTTCCGGGAAGCGCTCTCATTCCGGCCGTTTACGCCCAGCGCCTAAGAAGCTCCGAAGCCGCGGGGCGCGCCGCCGTCGAAATGGTAAAAAGAGGCGTGACGGCGCGCATGATAATAACGCGCCAGTCGCTGAAAAACGCGGCCGTTCTGATGCTTGGCACCGGCGCTTCGACAAACTGCGTCATGCACCTCTGCGCAATAGGCTTTGAGGCCGGCATCCCGCCTCGGGAGATATTTGAAATGATAGAGGGCTTGTGCGATAAAATACCGCTTGTCGCAAAGGTGAACCCAGCCTCGGAGCACGACATGGAGGCCTTTTACAAAGCCGGAGGCGTGCCCGCGGCGCTTTCATCACTTAAAAAATACATAGAGCAGGACGCGCTCACCGTCACGGGGAAAACTCTTGCGGAAAACGCGGCTGACGACAAAAACATCTACGGCGCAAACGACGGGATAATAAAAGAGGCTGAAGCGCCGTACAGCCGGGGCATGGGGCTTTGCCTGCTCCGCGGCAATCTGGCGCCCGGCGGCGCGGTGGCGAAGCCCGCCGCGATGAGCGAAAAAATGCGCCGCTTCACCGGCCCCGCCGTCGTCTTCGACTGCGAGGAAGAGGCGAACGCGGCCATTCTCGCGGGAAAGGTCAAGGCGGGCGACGTCGTAGTCATACGCTACGAGGGGCCGAAGGGCGGCCCCGGTATGCGCGAGATGTACCACGCGATGAAATACATCTACGGCATGGGCCTTGCGCAAAAGACGGCCCTCATCACCGACGGACGCTTCTCCGGCACGAACAACGGCTGCTACGTCGGCCATATCTCCCCGGAAGCCGCCGAAGGCGGCCCCATCGCGGCGCTGCGCGGCGGAGAGATGATAACCATCGACATAGACGACAAAAGCGTCTCCGTAGAGCTGAGCGACGAAGAGATAAAAGAACGCCTCAAAACCGTGATGCCGCGCAAAAGCGGCGCCACGGGCTGGCTTTCGATATACGCGAAGCTTGCCGCCTCCGCCTCGGACGGAGCCGTATTAAAAACACAGTAAACAAACGACCGGGCCTCAGTCGCTGCGGCCCGGTCACGTTTATTATTTTTATTTTTTCATCAGCCGTCCGTCAGCGGTAGAGGACGAAGCGGCCCTTTCCCAGCGCCTT
This region includes:
- the ilvD gene encoding dihydroxy-acid dehydratase: MTTVGYRSTKILGNVDFSETRALYKSMGATDADLKGPIIGIANSWNELVTGHFNLRQVAEHVKKGIYRAGGAAVEFGVIGACDGLASGHEGMKYILPSRELIAGDIETMARAHNLDGLVMLGSCDKIVPGMLMAAARLDIPAVMAVGGPMLGGMEFDGRKSDSTSLSEAVGMMHAGLLSEEELKKLEEGACPCCGSCSFYGTANSMAALSEALGMSLPGSALIPAVYAQRLRSSEAAGRAAVEMVKRGVTARMIITRQSLKNAAVLMLGTGASTNCVMHLCAIGFEAGIPPREIFEMIEGLCDKIPLVAKVNPASEHDMEAFYKAGGVPAALSSLKKYIEQDALTVTGKTLAENAADDKNIYGANDGIIKEAEAPYSRGMGLCLLRGNLAPGGAVAKPAAMSEKMRRFTGPAVVFDCEEEANAAILAGKVKAGDVVVIRYEGPKGGPGMREMYHAMKYIYGMGLAQKTALITDGRFSGTNNGCYVGHISPEAAEGGPIAALRGGEMITIDIDDKSVSVELSDEEIKERLKTVMPRKSGATGWLSIYAKLAASASDGAVLKTQ
- a CDS encoding DedA family protein, with the protein product MESIFSVIAYCSQLFGDLINWLVAVIGHMGYPGIIGLMFLESSFFPFPSEVVMPPAGYLAFKGEMNLILVIASGIAGSILGGLFNYWIAVRWGRPIFEKYGKYFFVTKESLDKAELFFARHGHISTFTGRLLPVIRQYISLPAGLARMPMAQFCTYTALGSGIWVVILTMLGYFLGSNQALIHQDLKKITLCLMAGCAALVIVYIIIYKKKHKKG